In the genome of Anabaena cylindrica PCC 7122, the window TGGTTACATTGAGTATGGCTACGCCAAACAAAATAATATTAAGTTTGCAGCTTTGGAAAACAAGAGTGGCACAATGGTTGTAGCTAATGAGGAGTCAGCATCTAAGACTCTGGCAGCTGTAACTCTTCCAGAAAATCTCCGTGCTTTCATTGCTGACCCAGAGGGTGCAGATTCCTATCCCATTGTTACGTATACCTGGCTTCTTGTATACAAAAAATATCCAGATGCGGCTAAAGCCAAAGCCATAGAAGCAGCAATTGAGTATGCATTAACTGATGGTCAAAAGCTGGCTGGAGAATTAGGTTATGTTCCTCTACCAGCAAATGTGATTAGTAAGGTGGCTGCTGCCGCTGATCAAATTAGTCCTGACTATAAAATTGCCGTGAGTGGTGGAACTGGTGCGAGTCAGTAGTCTCATTTTTCGTCTGATTGCAATACTCCAGCAATAGTTTAAGCACAATAATTTAATTTACCAATCAGTTGGGAACCCTGATTAGCTGGTGTCTCAGATGCAAAAAACGACGAAATAATACCTAAAGTATAGAGTAGTTATTAATACCATGAGTGTTGATTGCTTACTTGGTTCATACTCAATACTCGGTACTTTCTTCTTAAAGTCTGGTTCCCTCTCACATTTTTTCTGATTTGATTTTTACAGTCAGTATTTATGACTACAAATTTTCAGAACATGCCCTCAGCGATTAAACAGCGCTCGGAAATAGACAAATCTCTAGATCAGGGATTTATTTGGTTGACACAGCTTTTTGCCCTAGCGATCGCTGGCACTTTATTATGGATCACGGCACAGGTTGCTATTGGGGCTTGGCCTGCGATTCAAGAGTTTGGTTTTGGCTTTTTATTTCAAACCACTTGGAATCCTGTAAATAATGAATATGGGGTGCTGCCACAAGTCTATGGCACTCTCATTAGTTCTTTTCTAGGTTTGTTATTAGCCATACCTATTGGTGTTGGTACTGCTGTTTTATTAAGTGAAAATTTTCTACCTGCTCCAGTGCGGGTGGTACTGGTATTTTTAGTAGAACTACTAGCAGCTATTCCTAGTGTTGTCTATGGAGTATGGGGAATTTTTGTTTTAATCCCGATTTTATCTAATTTGGGAAAATGGTTACATAGTAGCTTAGGCTGGATACCATTTTTTAGCACACCACCCACAGGGCCAGGAATGCTACCGGCTGGAGTGATATTAGCAATTATGACTTTGCCAATTATCACTGCTATCTCCCGTGATGCTTTAATTTCTGTACCTTCCAGTTTGCGTCAAGCATCTATCGGACTAGGAGCAACCCGTTGGGAGACAATTTTTCAAGTTATCATCCCCGCCGCCTTTTCTGGCATTGTCAGTGCGGTGATGTTGGCGCTTGGTAGAGCCATGGGAGAAACAATGGCTGTAACAATGTTAATTGGTAATTCTAACAACATTAATATTTCCTTGCTTGCTCCATCTAATACAATTTCGTCTCTACTGGCCAGCCAATTTTCTGAAGCCAGTGGGTTACAAATTTCAGCTTTAATGTACGCTGCTTTAGTTCTGTTTTTCCTAACGCTAGTAGTGAATGTTTTGGCAGAGTTTATTGTTCTCCGGGTTAAGCGACTGTAGTTTTAGGTTGAATTTATGACTTCTTCTTTTCCCCAAAGCAGCCTGACTCGCTCTTCTTCTCCCCGAACAATGTTCAACACGGCAATGACCGTAGTTGCATTTATATGTGGAGTATTGGCGCTGCTACCTCTAGTGGCTGTTCTTTCTTATGTATTGTTTAAAGGTTTTAGCAGTTTAAATCTCAGTGTGTTTACAGAATTGCCACCAGCGCCTCTGAGAAAGGGAGGAGGTTTTGGTAATGCCATTTTGGGAACCCTATTTATGGTGGGAATTGGTGCATTAATCAGTATTCCTTTTGGTGTATTAGCAGCAATTTATTTAACAGAGTTTAGCTCTGGTAAAGTAGCTAGGTGGATACGATTTGCTACTAATATTCTGAGTGGAGTTCCCTCAATTATTGCTGGGGTATTTGCCTACGGGATTGTGGTTTTGACATTAGTAAAGCTGAATTTAGGATCTTACTCAGCTTTCGGTGGTGGGTTTGCATTGGCAATTTTGATGTTACCCACAATCGTGCGAACCACAGACGAATCTCTACAATTGGTTTCCCAAGATTTGCGGCAAGCATCTGTGGGGTTAGGGGCAACTAAGTTTCAAACAGTCATACAAGTAGTTTTACCAGCGGCTTTACCAGCCATTGTCACTGGTTCTACTTTAGCGATCGCTAGAGCGTCTGGAGAAACAGCGCCGTTACTGTTTACTGCTCTATTTTCCTCTTTTTGGCCTAGTGGCTTACTACAACCGACGGCTTCTCTAGCTGTTTTAGTTTATAACTTCTCAATTTCACCTTTTCAAAATTGGCAGTCATTAGCTTGGGCTGCTTCTTTAATATTGGTTTTGATGGTTCTGATTACTAGTATCATCGCTCGCTTGGCAACAAGGCAAAAAGCTTAACAAAATAGCTCAACAGGATGTCTAATCATCCTAATTATCTCATTATCTCTAACCTTTTTATGGCTACTCAAACTAGTACAATCAACGGGACTGATGCGATTTTACGTACAGAAAACCTGAACATTTACTACGGTAACTTCCTTGCTGTACAGAATGTTTGGCTAGATATTCCCAAAAATAAAGCTACAGCTTTTATTGGGCCTTCAGGCTGTGGTAAGAGTACATTACTTCGATGCTATAACCGTCTTAATGATTTAATTGAATCATTTCGAGCCGAAGGTAAAATTTATTTTGGTGATAATAATTTGTATGCACCAGATATTGACCCGGTAGAAGTACGCCGTCGGATTGGTATGGTGTTTCAAAGACCAAACCCTTTTCCTAAATCAATTTTTGACAATATTACTTTTGGAGCTAAAATCAACGGCTACAAAGGAGATATGAATGAATTGGTAGAACGCAGTTTACGACAAGCTGCTTTGTGGGATGAAGTCAAAGATAAACTTAAACAAAGTGGTTTGTCTCTATCCGGTGGACAACAACAACGTTTATGTATTGCCAGAGCGATCGCAGTTCAACCAGAAGTTATACTCATGGATGAACCATGTTCTGCTCTTGATCCTATTTCCACTTTGCGGGTTGAAGAACTAATTCACGAACTCAAAGAACATTACACCATCGTTATCGTTACCCACAATATGCAACAAGCAGCACGGGTTTCTGATAAAACAGCCTTCTTTAACGTTAAAACCTCTGATAAAGGTAGTCGCACAGGCTATTTAGTCGAATACGAAGAGACAGAATTAATTTTCAACAATCCACAGCAAGAAGATACAAAAGCTTACATCAGCGGTAGATTTGGTTAACTATTATAGTTCTGTCACAGTTTTTATCCGTAATGTGGCAGATATCTCTTAAAAATAATCCATATCTACCTATCACTGGAAAATTTTGTACAGTGATATTTTTTTGAGAAATTTCTCACTACAGGATATCTCAATCCCTAATAAATTGTTCAAAATTCTGTTTTTTGGGATCAATACCCAAACTAGTTCTATAGGGCAGGTCTCCCTGTCCTCTATTAGTTTGTCTTTACTATTCTCAAAGCGGGTGGCGGGAATCGAACCCGCATTATTAGCTTGGAAGGCTAAAGTTTTACCACTAAACTACACCCGCATATCTCTAGCTAAATAACTTTAACATAGGCTAGTTAGGGATTTTTAGCAGGAAATTTGGGGTAAATCTGGGGCAATTCTGAATCCAAAAACCTTCTAAACAAAGGTTAAGGATGCAAGGTAAAAACAATTTGATAGATGATCTTCTAGAAGAGGTTAGACGTGCTAACTCTGATCTAGAGATAGTAAATATTGGGGCAAAACGGGATAAATCAGGGAAGTACAGAATAAGGATAAGAGCTAGATCAAGAGATATCAGCTTTGAAAAGTACACCTTCCCACTATCAAAGCAGGGTCTAAAAGCTACTATCAAGATTTGCAGTGATATTGAATACGATTACTTTAGGGGATGTTTTGACCCGACGCTGGTTAAATATGGTTTAGCTAAATCTACAGATCCTAAACTAACTGAAGTGCGATCGCTTCCTAAGACTTCTGAACCTAACCTATTAGAACTTTGGGAAAGCTATAAAGCATTAAAACCAGATGCACCAAATAGCACTAAATCAATTTGGAAAATAATTGATAGATGGCTGAATGAATGCCCTAGTGATTGCTTAGTTCTGGCTAATGCAGATAGACTCCTGAAATGGCTAAGGTCTAAATATTCTGATGGTAGTTTAGCTAGTGGCTTTAGATTACTCAAAGCTGCGGTTAATCTCGCGGTAAAGCTTGGTAAAGTTTCTGGTAATCCATACATCCCTATCTACGAACTGTTAGACACTAAGAAGAAAAAACAGATCAAGGCTTTTTCTAAAGCAGAGATAAAAATTATCATCCAGTCTTTTAAGGATTCTCGCTTTGATAGCTCCTATTCTGCTTACCCTAGTTCCTACTACGCGCCTTTAGTTGAATTTAGATTTTTAACAGGATGTAGACCATCAGAAGTAATTGCACTTACCTGGGATGACATTAAAGATAATGGCTCTAAGGTGCAAATCATTTTTAGTAAACGTTATAGCTACGGTCAAATTTTGGAGGGAACTAAAAACGGAGTAGCTGCGCGAATCTTTCCTTGCAACAAACAACTATCGGACTTTATCAGGAGTTTACCTAAAATTTCCAACGCTAATAATTTAGTGTTCCCTGGTTTTTGTGGTGGTTATATAACCAGCGGTAACTTCTCTAATATTTGGAGAAAGTATATTACTAAGCTGGTTAATCTAGGCTTGGTAAAAGATTATATGCCTTGGTACGATGAGAGGCATACCTTCACAACTCACATAGCGAGATCAGGGCATGATTTGAAAACCATCTCATCAGTAGTTGGTAATAGCACACGAACTTTAATAGATAATTATCTGGCAACTAACCAAGATATTGAACTACCAGAAATTTAATGTCTTTTAGTGCGATCGCACTTTAACAACTACACCTAACTACTTTTGTACAATTGTGCTTTTGTACAAATGAAGTTTAACAACTAAAAACCTGATTTACTTATTATTGGTAAATCAGGTTTTTTATTTATA includes:
- the pstC gene encoding phosphate ABC transporter permease subunit PstC — its product is MTTNFQNMPSAIKQRSEIDKSLDQGFIWLTQLFALAIAGTLLWITAQVAIGAWPAIQEFGFGFLFQTTWNPVNNEYGVLPQVYGTLISSFLGLLLAIPIGVGTAVLLSENFLPAPVRVVLVFLVELLAAIPSVVYGVWGIFVLIPILSNLGKWLHSSLGWIPFFSTPPTGPGMLPAGVILAIMTLPIITAISRDALISVPSSLRQASIGLGATRWETIFQVIIPAAFSGIVSAVMLALGRAMGETMAVTMLIGNSNNINISLLAPSNTISSLLASQFSEASGLQISALMYAALVLFFLTLVVNVLAEFIVLRVKRL
- the pstA gene encoding phosphate ABC transporter permease PstA, coding for MTSSFPQSSLTRSSSPRTMFNTAMTVVAFICGVLALLPLVAVLSYVLFKGFSSLNLSVFTELPPAPLRKGGGFGNAILGTLFMVGIGALISIPFGVLAAIYLTEFSSGKVARWIRFATNILSGVPSIIAGVFAYGIVVLTLVKLNLGSYSAFGGGFALAILMLPTIVRTTDESLQLVSQDLRQASVGLGATKFQTVIQVVLPAALPAIVTGSTLAIARASGETAPLLFTALFSSFWPSGLLQPTASLAVLVYNFSISPFQNWQSLAWAASLILVLMVLITSIIARLATRQKA
- the pstB gene encoding phosphate ABC transporter ATP-binding protein PstB produces the protein MATQTSTINGTDAILRTENLNIYYGNFLAVQNVWLDIPKNKATAFIGPSGCGKSTLLRCYNRLNDLIESFRAEGKIYFGDNNLYAPDIDPVEVRRRIGMVFQRPNPFPKSIFDNITFGAKINGYKGDMNELVERSLRQAALWDEVKDKLKQSGLSLSGGQQQRLCIARAIAVQPEVILMDEPCSALDPISTLRVEELIHELKEHYTIVIVTHNMQQAARVSDKTAFFNVKTSDKGSRTGYLVEYEETELIFNNPQQEDTKAYISGRFG
- a CDS encoding tyrosine-type recombinase/integrase, yielding MQGKNNLIDDLLEEVRRANSDLEIVNIGAKRDKSGKYRIRIRARSRDISFEKYTFPLSKQGLKATIKICSDIEYDYFRGCFDPTLVKYGLAKSTDPKLTEVRSLPKTSEPNLLELWESYKALKPDAPNSTKSIWKIIDRWLNECPSDCLVLANADRLLKWLRSKYSDGSLASGFRLLKAAVNLAVKLGKVSGNPYIPIYELLDTKKKKQIKAFSKAEIKIIIQSFKDSRFDSSYSAYPSSYYAPLVEFRFLTGCRPSEVIALTWDDIKDNGSKVQIIFSKRYSYGQILEGTKNGVAARIFPCNKQLSDFIRSLPKISNANNLVFPGFCGGYITSGNFSNIWRKYITKLVNLGLVKDYMPWYDERHTFTTHIARSGHDLKTISSVVGNSTRTLIDNYLATNQDIELPEI